One genomic segment of Catalinimonas alkaloidigena includes these proteins:
- a CDS encoding acetyltransferase: protein MSKSMMKKNTYTLEKGELADFPEIVEVWEASVRATHHFLTEEDILYFKPLILHEYLDAVDLWVALDQKRKIIGFLGVIDDSIEMLFIHPEHRGMGAGKLLLHHAIDTFHAKYVDVNEQNVQAVNFYKKMGFITQDRSERDSLGKPYPILHMKLKPT from the coding sequence ATGAGTAAATCGATGATGAAAAAGAATACATATACCCTGGAAAAGGGTGAGCTGGCAGATTTTCCTGAAATCGTTGAAGTTTGGGAAGCTTCGGTGAGAGCTACACATCATTTTCTGACAGAAGAAGATATTTTATATTTCAAGCCCCTCATTCTTCATGAATATCTGGACGCGGTAGACTTATGGGTTGCCCTGGATCAGAAGCGTAAGATTATTGGTTTTCTTGGCGTAATTGATGATAGCATAGAAATGTTATTTATACATCCTGAACACAGAGGTATGGGGGCAGGAAAGCTTCTCCTGCATCATGCTATTGATACATTCCATGCTAAATACGTAGATGTTAATGAGCAGAACGTGCAGGCGGTAAATTTTTACAAAAAAATGGGCTTCATCACACAAGATCGTTCAGAAAGAGATAGCTTGGGAAAACCTTATCCCATACTACACATGAAGCTCAAGCCGACCTAA
- a CDS encoding CHAT domain-containing protein has protein sequence MQYYFTLIFLLGIQICIAAPYLNDTVDAIHDQIAEADQYKAEGRDELAIQTYESAKKHLMALEENVHLVKVLNQLASLYSSDTTNWSKAIASLDTARLIFSISLSENDTLLALTWITNAELNIEARRFTQAIECYLKALEIKKDYYGENHLSVAELLEKIGGIYLYDLQNPYSALSYFERFVEQREKLGVLGRSYINGYYSLASASRHLGDYDKALAYAHLVRDSYENLDDVTTFDRVISNSLLANIYYDMDSINDALNFNKNAITYATLGQILQTHVIPILNANQARFFFRKGEYDSTISFANQALKADAGKDITAKSYQFLGNAYWKKGRLREAFRYYRKSKEVKEHLYKEKHTQLATLYVDIGRAFATAQQTDSAIHYYQKGLQSSKISDEGEENALDLNIEAGDDLETIQEALHAVTDLLFKQYLLHDDQEYLEKSLPYFKLFDRFMGLSRANFTTEGSKLILSANYKSTYEKAIAACYQLYQSQPEDSLLNYIFQYMEKSKAMVLLESIQKGERYKNILPDSLTQREQSLKAQLAYLESEITAQEQKKSELLNSSALQIQKANVLRELELYSQHIESYYPNFHQLTHQSPTVTLDRVRAKLTEDQALISYCWGDTAIYVLMIATDTVKVHQVHDFSSVQVTIERYQDVLVNDDINGPSYANFLKYQESAYQLYQLLLAPVIEGKDKAELIIVLDGDLTTIPFESFVKAKVDTQKDFVSYEKLPFLIHDHEISYEFSASIAFGEKQRKTNFDDKKLRIMAFGINDFNKLNGDLPSLIGAEREVRYVQQVFPEATVFLNEEATEKRFKQNAPGADILHIATHGIADMANPFASHFIFFPDDEEDGNLNLYELYSLPLQAKLLLLTACESGLGKHFVGEGNFSLARSFVYAGCKSVLMSLWQIDDFQTQALMNRIYNHLAQEPKVSKAIRNAKLDLINESTYAHPQCWAGVVPLGNAELTFPDTSYQLYIFMGLIVFSLTLITIIYKTYRSGS, from the coding sequence ATGCAATACTACTTTACACTGATATTCCTATTGGGAATTCAGATTTGTATAGCTGCTCCCTACCTGAATGATACTGTGGATGCTATTCATGATCAGATTGCAGAGGCAGATCAGTACAAAGCGGAAGGAAGAGATGAACTGGCAATACAAACCTACGAATCAGCTAAGAAACATCTTATGGCGCTGGAGGAAAATGTTCATTTAGTGAAGGTACTGAATCAACTTGCTTCTCTTTACAGCTCGGATACGACTAACTGGTCAAAAGCAATAGCCAGTCTGGATACTGCCCGACTTATCTTTAGCATTAGCCTATCTGAAAATGACACCCTGCTTGCTCTCACCTGGATTACTAATGCTGAACTGAATATTGAAGCTCGTAGATTTACACAAGCAATTGAGTGTTATCTGAAAGCCCTGGAAATTAAGAAGGACTATTACGGTGAAAATCACCTCAGCGTAGCAGAATTGCTTGAGAAGATTGGAGGTATTTATCTTTATGATTTACAAAACCCCTATTCAGCATTGTCATATTTCGAACGATTTGTTGAACAGAGAGAGAAACTAGGTGTACTGGGCCGCTCATACATCAATGGATATTATAGCCTCGCATCAGCCAGCCGCCATCTGGGAGATTATGACAAAGCATTAGCATATGCCCACCTGGTTAGGGATAGCTATGAAAACCTGGATGATGTTACAACTTTTGATAGAGTCATTTCAAACAGTTTGTTGGCCAATATCTACTATGATATGGATAGCATCAATGATGCATTAAATTTTAACAAAAATGCAATCACTTACGCTACATTAGGGCAAATTCTTCAGACGCATGTGATTCCAATTCTCAATGCTAATCAGGCAAGGTTTTTTTTTAGAAAAGGAGAATATGATAGCACTATTTCTTTTGCAAACCAAGCTCTGAAAGCGGATGCCGGTAAAGATATCACTGCAAAAAGTTATCAGTTTTTAGGAAATGCTTATTGGAAAAAAGGAAGGTTAAGGGAAGCATTTCGCTATTACCGTAAAAGTAAAGAGGTAAAAGAACATTTATATAAAGAAAAGCATACACAGTTAGCTACCTTGTATGTTGACATAGGTCGTGCCTTTGCTACTGCTCAGCAAACTGATAGTGCAATACATTACTATCAGAAAGGCTTACAGAGCTCAAAAATCAGTGATGAAGGGGAAGAAAACGCGCTTGATTTAAATATTGAGGCAGGGGATGATCTGGAAACCATACAGGAGGCGCTACATGCAGTGACTGATTTGCTGTTTAAACAGTATTTACTTCATGATGATCAAGAATATTTAGAAAAGTCGCTTCCATACTTTAAACTCTTTGACCGATTTATGGGCCTCAGTCGGGCCAACTTTACAACTGAAGGTTCAAAGCTGATCCTATCAGCTAACTATAAATCTACCTATGAGAAAGCGATCGCTGCTTGCTATCAATTATATCAATCTCAACCTGAAGATTCATTATTGAACTACATTTTTCAATATATGGAAAAAAGTAAGGCTATGGTCCTTTTAGAATCTATACAAAAGGGAGAAAGATATAAAAATATACTACCTGATTCACTTACCCAAAGAGAGCAATCCTTAAAAGCTCAGCTTGCTTATTTGGAGTCTGAAATCACTGCGCAGGAACAAAAAAAGAGTGAGCTACTTAACAGCAGTGCATTACAAATACAAAAAGCAAACGTATTACGAGAGCTAGAGCTATACAGTCAACATATTGAATCCTATTACCCAAACTTTCATCAGTTAACCCATCAGTCACCTACTGTTACACTAGACAGGGTCAGAGCTAAGCTTACTGAAGATCAAGCTTTAATCTCTTACTGCTGGGGGGATACAGCAATCTATGTTTTGATGATTGCTACTGATACGGTTAAAGTCCACCAAGTACATGATTTTTCCTCTGTTCAGGTGACGATAGAACGGTATCAGGATGTGTTAGTGAATGATGATATTAACGGGCCTTCCTATGCTAACTTTCTTAAATATCAGGAAAGTGCGTATCAGCTCTATCAATTATTATTAGCACCAGTAATTGAAGGAAAAGACAAAGCAGAACTGATCATCGTTTTGGATGGTGACCTAACGACCATACCCTTTGAAAGCTTTGTAAAAGCTAAAGTAGATACTCAAAAAGACTTTGTGAGCTATGAGAAGCTTCCATTTTTAATACATGATCATGAAATCTCATATGAGTTTTCTGCCAGTATTGCTTTTGGAGAAAAACAACGAAAAACAAACTTTGATGACAAAAAGCTACGTATAATGGCTTTTGGGATTAACGATTTTAACAAACTTAATGGGGATCTGCCTTCCCTGATAGGAGCAGAAAGAGAAGTACGATATGTGCAGCAGGTTTTTCCGGAGGCCACAGTTTTTCTTAACGAAGAAGCTACTGAAAAAAGATTTAAGCAGAATGCGCCTGGGGCAGATATCCTTCACATTGCAACCCACGGAATAGCCGATATGGCAAACCCATTTGCCTCACACTTTATCTTTTTTCCTGATGATGAAGAAGATGGAAACCTAAATCTCTATGAACTATACAGCTTACCACTTCAGGCAAAGCTATTGCTGCTCACTGCCTGTGAGTCAGGCCTGGGTAAGCACTTTGTAGGGGAGGGGAATTTTAGCCTGGCAAGAAGTTTTGTGTACGCAGGCTGCAAATCTGTATTGATGTCCTTGTGGCAGATAGATGATTTTCAAACCCAAGCGTTGATGAACAGGATTTACAATCATCTTGCCCAAGAGCCCAAAGTAAGCAAAGCGATAAGAAATGCTAAGCTTGACCTGATCAATGAAAGTACATATGCTCACCCACAATGCTGGGCAGGTGTAGTGCCCTTAGGCAATGCTGAACTTACATTCCCTGATACCTCATATCAACTGTATATTTTCATGGGGCTGATCGTGTTCAGCCTAACACTGATCACCATTATTTATAAAACCTACAGGTCAGGCAGTTAA
- a CDS encoding FtsX-like permease family protein yields the protein MLRTYFKFATRTFWKDRFYTLLNIIGLAIGIAVSIIILLYLQNDLTYDQHHDKHAQIYRLVTNVKGPGVEFHSASAAREMAPMLSEVYPELLSFVRFQGMDRTLVSVAGQGEESMYNEEDWAHADSTVFNVFTHPFLEGNPDNALKEKNSIVLTEKLAKKYFGDEEALGKSLLLYEAKENFTVTGVIEDLPDNSHLKFDALVSYIEVREHAMRDGEFVSEAIWNPDVYTYLLFPKGYNTTDFFEKLPPFHDKYIKPFGDQVSSELWFYLEPLADIHFHSEQEDDQPQGNYAYIYAFGGIGLFILLLACINYMNMATARSGNRVKEIGMRKVLGSSRKALIYSFLGESVLLSVLALLIALGIVAIILYATPFNNLIEKDLTLNLLENGLLFSGAIGIALLMGILSGLYPAFYLPSLSAVQSLKGAFKSSASGIALRKSLVILQFTISIAVVICTLLMQDQIRYVRNLELGFNREHLLLVPIQDTLVQKQLPYIKNELEQYDGVIATTVSYNIPGLNVGGQVFQVEIDSSLTTQAFNTFYVGEDYLKTMDIPILAGRDFNEGFAGDKDGKSFIINETAARELGWYKAGQEGAKLEDALSGRLMFFHGEELGNVVGIVQDFNVSSLHNAIEPTIIIPARREGGILYARLKGENLPETMDHIQDKWSVYDPNHPFEYLFLDESFDELYRADERQSTLISVLSGICLLISLLGILGLSAFTAEQRTKEIGVRKVMGASIPHIVFLLFKDVMILVIFASILAAPIAYYLIERWLQDFAYRTDINILLFILAALAALLIAFITMSFHSLKTARLNPVISLRYE from the coding sequence ATGTTGCGCACTTACTTCAAATTCGCTACTCGCACTTTCTGGAAAGATAGATTTTATACCCTGCTCAATATTATCGGGCTGGCGATAGGTATTGCGGTTAGTATTATCATTTTGCTCTACCTACAAAACGACCTGACCTATGACCAGCATCATGATAAGCATGCGCAAATTTATCGGCTGGTCACTAATGTTAAAGGTCCGGGCGTGGAATTTCATAGCGCCAGTGCGGCCCGTGAAATGGCTCCTATGCTTTCAGAAGTTTATCCTGAACTGCTTTCGTTCGTCAGATTTCAGGGTATGGACCGCACCCTCGTTAGCGTAGCTGGGCAAGGAGAGGAAAGTATGTACAATGAAGAAGACTGGGCACATGCGGACTCCACAGTATTTAATGTGTTTACGCATCCTTTTCTGGAAGGAAATCCAGACAACGCTCTGAAAGAAAAAAACAGCATTGTGCTGACTGAGAAGCTGGCAAAAAAATACTTCGGCGATGAAGAAGCACTGGGGAAAAGTCTGTTGCTGTATGAAGCCAAAGAAAACTTTACTGTCACCGGTGTAATTGAAGACCTTCCCGATAACTCTCATCTTAAGTTTGATGCATTGGTTTCCTACATTGAAGTCCGTGAGCATGCCATGCGGGATGGTGAGTTTGTATCGGAAGCCATCTGGAATCCTGATGTGTACACTTACCTCCTGTTTCCGAAGGGCTACAATACTACCGATTTTTTTGAGAAGCTTCCTCCCTTCCATGATAAGTACATCAAACCATTTGGAGATCAGGTGAGCAGTGAGCTTTGGTTTTATCTGGAACCGTTAGCCGACATTCATTTTCACTCTGAACAGGAGGATGATCAGCCTCAGGGCAACTACGCTTATATCTATGCTTTTGGCGGGATCGGTTTATTCATTCTGTTATTAGCATGCATCAATTATATGAACATGGCTACCGCTCGTTCGGGAAATAGGGTGAAGGAAATTGGCATGAGAAAGGTATTGGGGTCAAGCCGTAAAGCGCTGATTTATTCTTTTTTAGGAGAATCTGTTTTGCTTTCAGTACTTGCTTTATTGATCGCTTTGGGCATAGTAGCCATCATTTTGTATGCCACGCCTTTCAACAATCTTATAGAAAAAGATCTTACCTTAAACCTGCTGGAAAACGGTCTGCTATTCAGTGGGGCTATAGGCATTGCTTTATTGATGGGTATTCTTTCCGGTTTGTATCCAGCTTTTTACCTGCCTTCACTATCAGCTGTTCAGTCCCTGAAAGGCGCTTTTAAATCTTCCGCATCGGGTATCGCTCTCCGTAAATCATTGGTCATTCTGCAATTCACAATTTCTATTGCGGTGGTGATCTGTACCCTGCTGATGCAGGACCAGATCCGATATGTTCGCAACCTGGAGTTGGGCTTTAACCGTGAACACCTGTTGTTGGTGCCTATACAGGATACACTGGTACAAAAACAACTTCCTTACATCAAAAATGAGCTGGAACAGTACGATGGAGTGATAGCGACTACCGTATCGTATAATATACCCGGATTGAATGTGGGTGGTCAGGTTTTTCAGGTTGAAATAGATTCCAGCCTTACTACCCAGGCTTTCAACACTTTTTATGTAGGGGAAGATTACCTGAAAACGATGGATATTCCCATACTAGCAGGCAGAGATTTCAATGAAGGTTTTGCCGGGGATAAAGATGGTAAGTCTTTCATCATCAATGAAACAGCCGCGCGTGAACTCGGCTGGTACAAGGCTGGACAAGAAGGAGCCAAACTTGAAGATGCGTTGAGCGGCAGGCTTATGTTTTTTCATGGAGAGGAACTGGGCAATGTGGTAGGCATAGTACAGGATTTTAATGTCAGCTCTTTACACAATGCCATTGAACCCACCATTATCATCCCTGCCAGACGTGAAGGAGGAATTTTGTATGCTCGGCTAAAAGGCGAAAATTTACCAGAGACCATGGATCATATCCAGGATAAATGGTCAGTGTATGACCCAAATCACCCCTTTGAATATTTGTTTCTGGATGAAAGTTTTGACGAACTCTACAGGGCGGATGAGCGTCAAAGCACGCTCATTTCTGTGCTTTCCGGTATTTGCCTGTTGATCTCACTATTAGGTATATTAGGACTTTCAGCATTCACTGCGGAGCAGCGCACCAAAGAAATAGGTGTTCGCAAGGTGATGGGCGCGTCTATTCCTCACATCGTATTTTTACTGTTTAAAGATGTGATGATACTCGTAATTTTCGCTTCTATACTTGCCGCTCCTATCGCCTACTACCTGATAGAGCGCTGGCTTCAGGACTTCGCCTATCGTACAGATATCAACATATTATTATTTATATTGGCAGCATTAGCGGCACTACTGATTGCTTTCATAACAATGAGCTTTCATTCTTTAAAAACGGCACGTTTGAATCCGGTAATAAGTTTGCGTTATGAGTAA
- a CDS encoding lysophospholipid acyltransferase family protein has product MRWKKIRKRVKYAALYKFIKLLFWLTDSFPRKWTLAFYHQLGLLAFYLMKPVRKLIANHLQYAYGKEINTQEIKAFSRKVFVNMAKNAADIFIARSFRTKKDIEKIVDYQGLQYLESAIQKNKGVIALTCHLGAFELIGQFLSFRYPTSAVGKRMHNPKMNKLLMDFRSDYGARVIYSDEGLLKPLRVLQKGEVFIILIDQDIPKGKGTFVDFYGKLAYTPIGAAWLALKSDAAVVPMAVHRLPNERHLVTILPEVEVSRSGSNEQDIQENTQRFTNALEKLIRQEPSQWVWMHKRWKTQPNDKKEPIAS; this is encoded by the coding sequence ATGCGCTGGAAAAAAATCAGAAAAAGAGTTAAGTACGCAGCCCTATACAAGTTTATTAAGCTGCTTTTCTGGCTAACGGACAGTTTTCCCAGAAAGTGGACATTGGCTTTCTATCATCAATTAGGCTTATTGGCTTTTTACCTGATGAAGCCAGTCCGGAAACTGATAGCCAATCATCTTCAATACGCTTATGGTAAAGAAATCAATACGCAGGAAATCAAAGCATTTTCCAGAAAGGTATTTGTGAATATGGCTAAAAATGCGGCCGATATATTTATTGCCCGTTCTTTCAGAACAAAAAAAGACATTGAAAAAATAGTGGATTACCAGGGTTTACAGTACTTAGAAAGCGCTATCCAGAAAAATAAGGGGGTGATTGCGTTAACCTGTCATCTGGGAGCATTTGAACTGATCGGGCAGTTTCTATCATTCCGTTACCCTACCAGTGCCGTTGGCAAACGTATGCACAATCCCAAAATGAATAAACTGCTGATGGATTTCAGGTCCGATTATGGAGCGAGAGTAATATACAGTGATGAAGGTTTGCTTAAGCCCCTGAGGGTACTTCAGAAAGGCGAGGTGTTTATTATATTAATTGATCAGGATATACCTAAGGGTAAAGGTACATTTGTTGATTTTTACGGAAAACTCGCCTATACGCCAATTGGTGCTGCCTGGCTTGCACTCAAGTCTGATGCCGCAGTAGTGCCAATGGCAGTACATCGTTTGCCAAACGAGAGACATCTGGTAACAATTCTACCGGAAGTGGAGGTGAGCCGCAGCGGCAGTAATGAGCAGGACATTCAGGAAAATACCCAGCGGTTTACCAATGCGCTGGAAAAACTGATTCGTCAGGAACCAAGTCAATGGGTTTGGATGCACAAACGCTGGAAGACACAGCCAAATGACAAGAAAGAACCTATCGCGTCTTAG